A segment of the Niveibacterium umoris genome:
CGGAAGTGCTTGAGGGCCGCTTCGTTGCGCCCGAGCTGTTCAGCCAGCCGCGCCAGTTCGAGATGTGCCGCACGCGTCTGGGCGATCGACAGCGAGGCCTCGAAGTAACTCTGCGCCTTACCCCACAGCTGTTGCTGCAGACACAGCCGGCCCAGGCTCAGCAACAGACGCTCGTCGCGCGGTTGTGTGCGCAGCCAGCGCTCGGCGTGGCCGATGCGTTCGATCAGCTCGCCACCCTCGATGCGACCGTAAAGCTCGGCCAGTGCCGAGTCCCATCCCGCATCGAGCGCCTCAGAAATCGCCTCCGCCGCGACAGCCCCCTGGCCCGAAGCGTTGAGCAACAAGGCCGCGTCCCGTACGAGACCGCGATCGCTGCGTTCGGGTCGGGGGATCTGGCGCCAGTAGCGCGCCAGCGCTTCCGGGTTGCCCTCGTATTCGCGCATCGATTCGAGATGGGCGCGGCGGATCAGCGGTGCTGCCTGCTCGGCGGTAAAGGCGCGATGGCTGGCCAGCTGCCGCGCCAGCCGCAGCACCTCGCCCCACATGCCGCGTGCCGCCGCGGTTTGCACCGACAGGCGCAACGCCGCGATGTGGCGATGGCCACCCTCGCGCAGCGCGTCCAAGCGCTCGGCGGCGGCATCGAAACGGCGATCGGCCACCGCAAACTCGGCCTCGGTCATCAAGCGTGCAACCCGCACTTCGCGATCGTGCTCGGCGGCGCGACGCAGCCACTCGTCGCAGCGCGCATGTTCGCGCATGGCATGGCTGGCCCGCGCCGCGATCAAGGCCGCGAGGCCCGGCGATTCATGCGCGCGGTAAGCGGCATCGGCCTGTGCGTGCGCGCGCCCATAGCGACCTTCGACGAGGAAGCGCTGGGCGTCCCGCAGCGCCTGGATCGCGTGGTTCTTGCGCTGCTGCGCGCGATACGCCGCGACCGCGCCGGGCAAAGCAAGGGCGCGAGCCACCAACCTTGTCGCGGCGTAGGCGAGCGAGAACGCCACCACGAACAGGATCGCCAGCAGGTTGAGCGAGATGTGCAGGCGCCAGGGCGGCCACACGAACAAGGCGTAGGCATCGTTGTAGCGCGCAACGATGGCCAGCCCGGCCGCCAGCGCGAACATCGCGATCAGCCACAACAAGGCACGCATCATGGCGATTGCCTCAGCGTGCGCCGGTCACGCGCGCAGTGCGCAGCGAACCGAGCGTTTCGTTCAGGTTGGGCAGTTCGACCGACAGCTTGGCGCCTTGTGCTTTGCGCAGTTCCGACAAGCGCATCGCGACATCACGGTCGTCGACGTCGAAATAGCGCTCCATCCATGCCACGGCCTGTTTGATGTCTTCGCGAAACACGCGCCCGTCACGCTGCAGCAGCGCGAGGCGTGCAGACAACAGACGAAGGCGCAGGTTCTCGCGCAGGAAGGTCGTCTGCGCCGGGGACAACAGCGCCGGGTCCGGGCGATCCAGGCGTTCGATGCGGATCAGGCCGCGCAGCTCAAGCCAGAAATCGTTCGCAAGCCGCGCGTACCAGCTTGGTTCATCCACCACGGGCGCGGACTGCTCGACCGGCTTGGCGCCTTTCACCGGCTTGCTCTTCGCCTTTTCGACCTGGGGCGGCGAATGTTCGAATGCCAGTGGCAGGGTGTCGATGCGATCGATGAGGTTTTCAAGTGACAAGCCCATCGCGGAAATGTCGGCCATCGGCAGCGCCTTGAGGCGTTCGATGTCGCGTGCAATCGATTTGCGCAGCGGCAGCAGCTGCGGACGCTCGAAACCGGCAAGGCGTGCCTCGGCGCTCTGCAGCGCGATCAGCGCGGCCTGCACATTGCCTGCAAGTTGAAGCTGCTGTTGCGCAATGTTCAGCGCCTGCTCCACTTCCGCCAGCACCCACTCGTCGCGTGAGCGTGAGAGGTCCTGATAGAGCGCCTCGAGCGCGGCCTGCTGGCCCTGCGATTCGGCCATGCGGGCTTCCTGCACCGCCAGCCGGTTGCCGAGTGCCTGCAAGGCATCCTGGATTTCCTTGGCACGCCCCTTCACTTCGCGCGTCGCCGCATCAGATTCGCCCAGGCGCTGCGCCACCTGCTGCTGCAGCAGATCGAGCCGGGTGCGGGTCTCGATCCATTGCCAGGCCAGAAGCGCCAGCACGACGGCACCGGCGATCACGAACGGGTGGCCCAGGCTGCGCCAGCGACGGCGCTGTGGCGCAGGCGGCGGGGCAAGGGGCGGGGTGGGGTTGTCGCGGGTCTCGTCCATGCGCGGATGATAACCGAGGCCTCGCTCAGGCGGCCCCTTCGAAGTAGGCACAGAGCCCTGCGACCAAGCCGGCATCCGCGGCCGGGGTCAGGGTCACCGCGCGGAATCCTTCGTCGCGCGCGCATTCGGCGACACGCGGGTGCGGTGCGAACACCGGAGTGTCGAACAGCGTGCCGCCGCCCTGCGCGCGCAGGCAGCCCGCGAGGTGACGAACCGCCTCGCTGCTGCTCAGGGTCAGTGCGTGCAGTCGCCCTGCACGCCGCGCGGCAAGCAACGCCGCGACGTCGACGGGGGGCAGCACACGGCGGTAGCAAGTAAAACAGAGGGGCCGTGCGCCGCGTGCGGCAAGCGCATCAGCGAGCAGTTCGCGGCCACCGTCACCACGCAGGATCAACACGCGCCGACCAGCAACCACGTCGGCGGCGAACGCCGGCAGCGCGAGCACCCCCTCGCTGTCATAGCGTTCCTGCGGCACGATCACCTGATCGAACCCTGCCGCGCGCAGCGCCGACGCGCTGCCCGGCCCGACCGTTGCGACCGGGGGTCCAGGTGGCCACGCACGATGACGCCGCAGGCCGGCGAGCCCGTGTTCAACGGCGTTGGCGCTGACAAAGAACACCAACGCAAAGTCATCCAGCTGCGCCGCAATCGCAGCGAATCCGGCCTCATCGCGGATCGGTTCGATGCCGATCAGCGGCAGGGCGAACGGCGTGCCGCCGGCCACGCGTATTGCTTCGTTCAGCGCCGCTGCCTGCGCCACCGGTCGCGTCACCGCGATCGTGCGACCCGCCAGTGCGCCCATCGCCGTGCTCAGTGGCTGAGCTGCGCGAGAATTTCTGCCGCGCCCTGCGCGCGCAGGGCCTCGGCCAGCTCAAGGCCGAGCGCTCTCGCATCGGACGGGGCGCCGTGCAACTCCGCGCGGGCGAAGCGGCTGCCGTCGGGCAGCGCGACGAAGCCACGCAGGAACAAGCCCGTCGCCTGCATCTGCGCAAAGACTCCGATCGGCACTTCACAACCGCCGCCGAGCGCGTGCGTCACCGTGCGTTCGGCCGTCACGCATGCTGTCGTTTCGGCATCGACCAGCGGCGCCAGCCAGTCGCGCACTTCGGTACGTGCGGCGATCGCCTCGATCGCCAGGGCCCCCTGCCCTGCAGCCGGAAGCGAAACTTCCGCCGGCAGGGTGGCGCGGATGCGCTCGCCGAGGCCCAGCCGCTTGAGCCCGGCAGCCGCCAGCACGATTGCGTCGTACTGCCCTTCATCGAGCTTGCGCAGGCGGGTGTCGAGGTTGCCTCGCAGCGGCGTTACGCCGAGGTAGGGATACTGGGCGTGGATCTGTGCCTCGCGTCGCAGGCTCGAAGTGCCGACCACCGCGCCCGGCGGCATTTCGTCGAGCGACGCGTATTTATTGGACACGAAGGCGTCGAGCGGCGTTTCGCGCTGCAGGATCGCGGCGATGCAGAACGGGTCGGTGAGTTCGGCCGGCACATCCTTCATCGAATGCACCGCAATGTCGGCACGCCCATCGAGCAGGGCAGTCTCGAGTTCCTTCACGAAGAGCCCCTTGCCGCCGACCTTCGACAGCGCGCGGTCGAGGATCTGGTCGCCGCGCGTAGTCATTCCGAGCAACTCGACACGGGTCTGCGGGTACAGCTTTTCCAGCAAGGCTTTCACGTGTTCGGCCTGCCACAAGGCTAGGCGGCTTTCGCGGGTGGCGATGACAATGCGTTCGGGTGCGGGATGGCTCACGACAGAAAGGCCCCAAGGCTGGTTTCGATAAGGATGGGGATGGTAACACTGCACAATTTTTGATCGGTCGCCGCGGCCAAAGGCCTGATAAACTTCAAA
Coding sequences within it:
- a CDS encoding heme biosynthesis HemY N-terminal domain-containing protein; translation: MMRALLWLIAMFALAAGLAIVARYNDAYALFVWPPWRLHISLNLLAILFVVAFSLAYAATRLVARALALPGAVAAYRAQQRKNHAIQALRDAQRFLVEGRYGRAHAQADAAYRAHESPGLAALIAARASHAMREHARCDEWLRRAAEHDREVRVARLMTEAEFAVADRRFDAAAERLDALREGGHRHIAALRLSVQTAAARGMWGEVLRLARQLASHRAFTAEQAAPLIRRAHLESMREYEGNPEALARYWRQIPRPERSDRGLVRDAALLLNASGQGAVAAEAISEALDAGWDSALAELYGRIEGGELIERIGHAERWLRTQPRDERLLLSLGRLCLQQQLWGKAQSYFEASLSIAQTRAAHLELARLAEQLGRNEAALKHFRSAAELTAG
- a CDS encoding uroporphyrinogen-III C-methyltransferase, which encodes MDETRDNPTPPLAPPPAPQRRRWRSLGHPFVIAGAVVLALLAWQWIETRTRLDLLQQQVAQRLGESDAATREVKGRAKEIQDALQALGNRLAVQEARMAESQGQQAALEALYQDLSRSRDEWVLAEVEQALNIAQQQLQLAGNVQAALIALQSAEARLAGFERPQLLPLRKSIARDIERLKALPMADISAMGLSLENLIDRIDTLPLAFEHSPPQVEKAKSKPVKGAKPVEQSAPVVDEPSWYARLANDFWLELRGLIRIERLDRPDPALLSPAQTTFLRENLRLRLLSARLALLQRDGRVFREDIKQAVAWMERYFDVDDRDVAMRLSELRKAQGAKLSVELPNLNETLGSLRTARVTGAR
- a CDS encoding uroporphyrinogen-III synthase; its protein translation is MGALAGRTIAVTRPVAQAAALNEAIRVAGGTPFALPLIGIEPIRDEAGFAAIAAQLDDFALVFFVSANAVEHGLAGLRRHRAWPPGPPVATVGPGSASALRAAGFDQVIVPQERYDSEGVLALPAFAADVVAGRRVLILRGDGGRELLADALAARGARPLCFTCYRRVLPPVDVAALLAARRAGRLHALTLSSSEAVRHLAGCLRAQGGGTLFDTPVFAPHPRVAECARDEGFRAVTLTPAADAGLVAGLCAYFEGAA
- the hemC gene encoding hydroxymethylbilane synthase, whose product is MSHPAPERIVIATRESRLALWQAEHVKALLEKLYPQTRVELLGMTTRGDQILDRALSKVGGKGLFVKELETALLDGRADIAVHSMKDVPAELTDPFCIAAILQRETPLDAFVSNKYASLDEMPPGAVVGTSSLRREAQIHAQYPYLGVTPLRGNLDTRLRKLDEGQYDAIVLAAAGLKRLGLGERIRATLPAEVSLPAAGQGALAIEAIAARTEVRDWLAPLVDAETTACVTAERTVTHALGGGCEVPIGVFAQMQATGLFLRGFVALPDGSRFARAELHGAPSDARALGLELAEALRAQGAAEILAQLSH